The Opitutaceae bacterium genome has a window encoding:
- a CDS encoding metallophosphoesterase, with protein sequence MVSSLFQLLIRKRSWNLLLVATVLAGAGTDVRAHGDLHERIADLRTALADSPTDPALGFKLADLLLAHGEWRAALDQVDQVERLAPASFPIDFLRGSAWLRGGEPGRALEALDRFCRKNPTSPNALALRARAKSQLGKPREALADYLESLRHTSRPDPDVLVDASTVAEQAGDLAKALELVREGLTMLGRVPALVARADHLVEVMGKEPRPVTHAAQADGIQDSNTKFDARTKPPEPSSGTLQRGPYLQMAAPTEITVRWRSEKESQGRVRFGTSPDVLDGLVEEPVARRDHVVTLRGLKPGTTYYYSVGSGTEVLAGDANTQFTTPPVTGTRQPVRIWALGDAGTANKGQRAVRDSFARWSGERFPDLVLQLGDNAYDDGLDSEFQVAMFDVYGDFLKRVPFWSCLGNHETSQETAFIDTYPYFSIYTFPTAGECGGVPSGTEHYFSFDHGNVHIISLDSMTASRSPRGAMALWLREDLAATTADWVICIFHHPVYTKGSHDSDTERELIEMRRTFAPILEAGGVDLVLNGHSHSYERSYLLNGHYGLSNTMQPAMKLDPGDGRVTGDGAYRKPATGPRGNRGTVYSVAGSAGKISGGSLNHPAHVVSLNRLGSLVIDIEGLRLDGTFLRENGEVDDIFRIEKR encoded by the coding sequence ATGGTTTCCTCACTGTTCCAACTCCTGATTCGGAAACGCTCCTGGAACCTGCTCCTCGTGGCCACTGTGCTTGCAGGCGCAGGAACGGACGTCAGGGCCCACGGTGATCTCCATGAGCGAATCGCGGATCTTCGGACTGCCCTGGCGGATTCTCCCACGGATCCGGCGCTGGGTTTCAAGCTGGCTGACCTGTTGCTCGCCCATGGCGAATGGAGGGCCGCACTCGACCAGGTGGACCAAGTGGAGCGCCTCGCTCCCGCCTCCTTTCCCATCGATTTCCTGCGGGGAAGTGCATGGTTGCGCGGCGGCGAGCCAGGCCGCGCCTTGGAGGCCCTGGATCGGTTCTGCCGCAAAAACCCAACCAGCCCAAACGCACTCGCCCTGCGCGCGCGTGCCAAGTCGCAGTTGGGAAAACCGCGCGAGGCGCTTGCGGACTACCTGGAATCGCTCAGGCATACCTCCCGCCCCGACCCCGATGTGTTGGTCGATGCCAGCACGGTTGCCGAGCAGGCAGGTGATCTCGCAAAGGCGCTCGAGTTGGTGAGGGAGGGACTGACGATGCTGGGCCGGGTGCCGGCTCTCGTGGCACGCGCCGATCATCTCGTTGAGGTAATGGGCAAGGAACCCCGCCCAGTCACCCACGCGGCACAGGCTGATGGTATCCAAGATTCAAATACCAAGTTCGACGCCCGGACAAAGCCGCCCGAGCCGTCCTCCGGGACCCTTCAGCGAGGCCCTTACCTGCAGATGGCGGCACCGACCGAGATAACGGTGCGCTGGCGCTCCGAGAAAGAGAGTCAAGGCCGGGTGCGATTCGGGACATCGCCCGACGTCCTCGACGGGTTGGTGGAGGAACCCGTGGCGCGCCGCGATCACGTGGTCACGCTTCGCGGCCTGAAGCCGGGGACCACCTACTATTACAGCGTCGGAAGCGGCACCGAGGTGCTCGCAGGCGACGCCAACACGCAGTTCACGACTCCTCCTGTCACAGGTACACGCCAACCCGTGCGGATCTGGGCCCTTGGAGATGCGGGCACGGCCAACAAGGGTCAACGCGCGGTGCGGGACTCCTTCGCGCGATGGAGCGGGGAACGCTTCCCGGATCTGGTGCTCCAGTTGGGAGACAATGCGTACGATGACGGGCTCGACTCCGAGTTTCAGGTGGCGATGTTTGATGTGTACGGCGACTTCCTGAAGCGCGTGCCATTCTGGTCGTGTCTCGGCAACCACGAGACCTCGCAGGAAACTGCGTTCATCGACACGTACCCCTATTTTTCGATCTACACCTTTCCCACGGCTGGTGAATGCGGAGGCGTGCCCTCCGGGACGGAACACTACTTCTCCTTCGATCACGGAAATGTTCACATCATCAGCCTCGACTCGATGACGGCGAGTCGTTCGCCCCGCGGCGCAATGGCGCTATGGCTGCGCGAGGATCTGGCTGCCACGACAGCAGACTGGGTCATCTGTATCTTCCATCATCCGGTTTACACGAAAGGGTCCCATGACTCGGATACGGAACGCGAGTTGATCGAGATGCGGCGCACGTTTGCACCCATCCTCGAAGCGGGTGGGGTCGACCTGGTGCTCAACGGCCACAGCCACAGCTACGAGCGCTCCTACCTGCTCAATGGCCATTACGGCCTTTCCAATACCATGCAACCGGCGATGAAACTCGATCCGGGCGATGGCCGGGTGACGGGAGACGGCGCTTACCGCAAGCCGGCGACCGGCCCCCGCGGCAATCGCGGCACCGTCTATTCCGTGGCCGGTTCAGCCGGGAAGATTAGCGGAGGATCGCTCAATCATCCGGCCCACGTCGTCTCTCTCAACAGGCTTGGTTCGCTTGTGATCGACATTGAGGGGCTGCGGTTGGATGGCACCTTCCTGCGCGAGAACGGCGAGGTCGATGACATCTTCCGCATCGAGAAACGGTGA
- the rpsI gene encoding 30S ribosomal protein S9: MSAEKAVFTGTGRRKTSTARVRITEGSGKLIANGREFEDYFSHENFAKQAYAPLLVVELREKIDVTANVDGGGVAGQAGAVAHGIARALQKLNPELRAALKKAGHLRRDPRMKERKKPGQPGARKRFQFSKR, translated from the coding sequence ATGAGCGCCGAAAAAGCAGTTTTCACCGGCACCGGCCGTCGCAAGACCTCGACCGCCCGCGTCCGCATCACCGAAGGTTCTGGCAAGCTCATCGCCAATGGCCGTGAGTTCGAGGATTACTTCTCGCACGAAAATTTTGCCAAGCAGGCCTATGCCCCCCTCCTCGTCGTCGAGCTTCGCGAGAAGATCGATGTGACGGCGAATGTCGACGGTGGTGGCGTTGCCGGCCAGGCTGGTGCAGTCGCCCACGGCATCGCCCGTGCCCTGCAGAAGCTCAATCCGGAGCTTCGCGCCGCCCTCAAGAAGGCCGGCCACCTGCGCCGCGATCCTCGCATGAAGGAGCGCAAAAAGCCCGGCCAGCCCGGCGCTCGCAAGCGCTTCCAATTCTCAAAGCGCTAA